In Stomoxys calcitrans chromosome 2, idStoCalc2.1, whole genome shotgun sequence, the following proteins share a genomic window:
- the LOC106096409 gene encoding probable ATP-dependent RNA helicase DDX43: protein MSDWEDDNDHPSSSTTQHYSSSNSREGNSGRKQQSSSSSRRYEFQDTIDLPDRFVGRIIGRGGSNIQKLESDYNVRVELDKRNGTVSVSGNKNADVMDALDQIKSKMSDSDGRSGDRDRDRDSYSKRNSEFDSSRRNDYGNSRKNSDYGSSRRNNDYYNGSRKDNDYGSSSNYSRPVKDDTYDSDSGVNNGAVIDWDMLNKKAEIERKKRWEKCPPLTKNFYREAPEIANMSPEDVARIRLQNNNTTVSRVFAQGDNDDIPNPITKFDHCFSHYPDLMAEIQRQDFQKPSPIQAQAWPILLKGEDLIGIAQTGTGKTLAFLLPAMIHTEYQSIPRSQRGGPNVLVMAPTRELALQIEKEVNKYSFRNMRAVCVYGGGSRREQIGSVEGGVEIIICTPGRLNDLIQAKVIDVATITYLVLDEADRMLDMGFEPQIRKILLDIRPDRQTVMTSATWPPGVRRLAESYMNNPIQVCVGSLDLAATHTVRQKIEIVEEDDKFYLLKSFVKKMEYDEKVIIFCGKKVRADDLSSDLTLDGFRCQCIHGSRDQSDREQAIADISSGEVKILIATDIASRGLDIEDITHVINFDFPRNIEEYVHRVGRTGRAGRTGTSISYITRSDWAMAPELIAILEEAGQKIPSELRTMAERFAKAKERRADETQKFNRMRGRGDNYGNRGGGRRDRY from the exons ATGTCCGACTGGGAAGATGACAACGACCATCCAAGTAGCTCTACAACACAACATTACAGCAGCTCGAATTCTAGAGAAGGAAATTCTGGACGAAAACAACAATCGTCGTCTTCTTCGCGCAGGTATGAGTTTCAAGACACGATCGATTTACCAGACAGATTTGTAGGCCGGATTATTGGTCGTGGTGGTAGTAACATACAAAAACTCGAGTCGGACTACAATGTTCGCGTGGAGCTTGATAAACGAAATGGAACGGTGTCTGTTTCGGGCAACAAAAATGCAGATGTCATGGACGCCTTAGATCAGATAAAGAGCAAAATGTCTGATTCTGATGGCCGTAGTGGTGATAGAGATCGTGATCGTGACAGTTACTCCAAAAGAAATAGTGAATTCGATAGTTCCAGAAGAAATGATTACGGCAATTCCCGGAAAAATAGTGATTACGGTAGCTCTAGAAGAAACAATGACTACTACAACGGCTCTAGGAAGGATAACGATTACGGCAGTAGTAGCAACTACTCTCGCCCAGTCAAAGATGACACCTACGACAGCGATTCTGGAGTGAATAATGGCGCCGTCATCGACTGGGACATGTTAAATAAGAAGGCTGAAATTGAGCGAAAGAAGAGATGGGAAAAGTGTCCACCATTGACGAAAAACTTCTATCGAGAGGCTCCTGAGATAGCAAACATGTCGCCTGAGGATGTGGCAAGAATTCGCTTACAGAACAACAACACAACAGTAAGCCGTGTTTTTGCCCAAGGAGATAACGACGACATTCCAAACCCCATTACAAAATTTGATCATTGTTTTAGTCATTATCCCGATTTAATGGCCGAAATACAAAGACAAGATTTTCAAAAGCCTTCACCCATACAAGCGCAAGCGTGGCCAATTCTTTTGAAAGGCGAAGATCTCATTGGTATAGCCCAAACTGGCACCGGCAAAACTTTAGCATTTTTACTGCCAGCTATGATACACACCGAATACCAAAGTATACCTCGCTCGCAAAGAGGTGGCCCGAATGTACTTGTGATGGCACCAACACGCGAACTGGCTTTGCAAATCGAGAAGGAGGTCAATAAATATTCCTTTAGGAACATGAGAGC AGTTTGCGTTTACGGAGGTGGCAGTCGCCGCGAGCAAATCGGTAGCGTTGAAGGaggagtcgaaattattatttGTACTCCTGGTCGTTTGAATGATCTCATACAGGCCAAGGTCATAGACGTTGCCACAATAACGTATTTAGTTTTGGATGAAG cTGATCGTATGTTGGATATGGGTTTTGAACCCCAGATACGAAAAATCTTGCTAGATATACGTCCTGACAGGCAAACAGTTATGACTAGTGCCACCTGGCCACCAGGAGTGCGTCGTTTGGCCGAGAGTTACATGAACAATCCCATACAAGTGTGTGTGGGTTCCTTGGATTTGGCTGCCACCCATACAGTTAGGCAAAAAATAGAAATAGTTGAAGAGGATGACAAGTTCTATTTG CTTAAAAGTTTTGTCAAGAAAATGGAATATGACGAAAAGGTTATTATATTCTGTGGCAAAAAAGTTCGCGCGGATGATTTGTCAAGTGACCTAACATTAGATGGTTTTCGCTGCCAATGTATTCATGGATCTCGTGATCAG TCTGATCGAGAACAGGCCATAGCAGACATTTCCTCGGGCGAGGTGAAAATTCTTATAGCCACCGACATTGCATCGCGTGGTCTGGATATCGAAGACATAAC ccatgtcattAATTTTGATTTCCCGCGAAATATCGAAGAATATGTACATCGAGTCGGTCGCACAGGACGCGCTGGACGCACGGGCACTTCAATAAGTTATATAACACGTAGTGATTGGGCCATGGCTCCGGAACTAATTGCCATACTTGAGGAGGCCGGCCAGAAGATACCATCTGAACTTCGCACCATGGCTGAACGTTTTGCCAAAGCCAAAGAGCGCCGAGCTGATGAAACACAAAAGTTTAATCGAATGAGAGGGAGAGGCGATAACTATGGAAACCGTGGTGGAGGTCGTCGTGATCGTTACTAA